A segment of the Bacillota bacterium genome:
CCCGCACCTTGATGGTACCCGTTGCCCGGACCCCTGCTCCGAAGATGGCTCGCGCCACTTCCGAGCGACCGCTTCCCACCAGGCCGGCGAGCCCCACTATCTCGCCAGCTCTCACCTGGAAGGAAATACCTGTGAAGGCGCGCGGAGCTGTAAGATCTTCTACCCACAGCACAATGGGAGAGTTAGAAGGCGGGTACATCTTGTCCGGGAATCCAACGGACACGTACCGGCCGAGCATGGCCTCGACCAGGCTCTCCGGCGTCTCCTGACTTACAGGCGAGGTCTTGATGCATCGACCGTTCCGCAGTACGGTTACTATGTCAGCCAGAGAAAGCACTTCTTCCAAGTAGTGTGATACGTACAGTATCGTGGTCCCCGTCGCCTTCAATCTGCGGGTCAGGGAATGCAGCCTTTGGGCTTCCTCAAGGGGCATGGCCGCTGTGGCTTCGTCTACCACGATCAGCTGCACGTCCCTGGCCAGCGCTCGTAGGATCTCGACTTTCTTCTGATCCGCCAGGCTTAACGAGGAAACGAGAGCGTCCGGCGGGACGTACAACCCGGAGCGCGCTGTCAACTCGTCGTACCGTTTCAACATGGCCCTAGGTTGTACGAATCCGCGCCGGACGCTCTCTATGCCCAGGAACACGTTCTCGACCACCGTCAGCTGCGGGACCAGCGTGACCTCCTGCGAGATTAGAGCAATCCCGTCCCTGAGCGCATCCCGCGGAGACCGGAAGCCTACGGTGCGTCCCCTCACTACGATCTGGCCTCCATCCGGGCGCAAGACACCACTGACAATCTTACCGAGGGTCGACTTGCCTGCTCCGTTCTCGCCGACCAGGGCATGCACTACCCCTTGTTCGACAGCGAGGGACACGTCCTTCAACGCCTCCACGCCGTCAAAGCGCTTGCTTACTGATCGCAGCAAGACCGCCGGTTGGTCGCCCATGTCCCCCGGTAATCCCCTTCACCAGGAAGACTCGCACCTACCACTGGGGTTGGAAGCTGTCGCAGTTCTGCTGTGTAATCAGAGGACCTTCGGCCGGCAACGGGGGCCGCATGTCCTCCAGGTTGATCGACTCCGGCACCGTTTCACCCCGAAGCGCCTTGACGGCCATCTCGACCGCCAACTGCCCCTCCGTATATGGAATATTGGCGTAGCTGGCGAACATCTCTCCGTTCTTAATGGCTTGCCAGCCTTCCTTGCTACATCCATTGCCGATGAACTTGATCTGCTTCTCCAGCCCCGCCTCCTTGGCCGCGTCATAAGCGCCGAGCGTCATCTGATCACCTGAGGAAACCACTACGCTGATGTCTGGTTGCGCCTGGAAGACGTTCTGCATGATCTCACGAGACACATCCCGACGGTACTGCCCCTCCTGGAAGGCCGTGATTTGAATGTTGGGATGATCCTTGATGACCGACTTCAGCCCTTCAAACCGGTCCTGGTCGATGGTGAGGGACTGCGCGCCTATCAAGTACGCAACCTTGCAAGGGTCTTTACCCTCGCTTGCCTGTACCACCGCCTTGCCCAGCCACGTCCCGATCGACCAACCGGTGCAGCCGATTATGCACTTGACCCCGGGCGGATACGGCTTGAGCGATCGCGTATCAGGGCCAATCGGGTACTCGATTCCAATGACCACGATACCTTTCGCCACGGCTTCCTGAACGGCGGGCACAATAGCGTTACTGTCGTTGGCATGTACGATGAATGCTTTGTACTTGGCCGCTGTGATAGCATCTTGCATTTGGTTGATCTGCTCCTGGGTGTTGAACTCGCACGAGAACACGTCTATACGCACGTTATATTCCGCCGCCTTACTATTGGCTCCGTCGATGTACGCCTGGTCATACGCGTTCGCCCGAACGGGGGTGAATATTGCGATGTTAATTGGTTCTTGCGCAGAACCAGCCTCGGGTGGTTGCTGGCGCGTGGCACAAGCACCTACCAGGAGGGCAAGGGCCAACGCCGCCAGGAACAGCCCCGGTACGCGCAACCGAGTTCTCCTCATGAGATTACCCTCCTTGCTGTCGGGAAAGTATCGGACACTCAGCGCCAGCCCTCGCTTTTAGAAAGCCGAATCCAGTATTGCCGCTATTAGTGTATGGCTGGCGTGATTACCCAGATGGCCACCACTTCTTCCTGAGTCCGGTTCTGCCAAATGTGGGGAAGGGTCGAAGGTAGGTGAATGCTGTCTCCCGGCCTCAGTTCCACTTCCGAGTCGTGAAACACCATGGTCAGCGTCCCTTTGAGCACGTAGCCGAACTCTTCACCTTCGTGGGAATAAGGTTGAGCCCGCAACCACCGAGGGGACGGAAGTAGCTTGACAACGAGGCACTCCAGTTTCCGGTTCTCGATGGCGGTGCTGGACAGCCGGTAGTAGATTACGTCCCCCCGCCAGGCCTCTACTGTGGGGAGTTCGTCGGCTCTCGTGACCTGGGCAGCGTGCGCAGGTAGTGCGAACAGTGCCTCGAGGCCCACCCCCAAAGCCCGAGCCAACCTTTCCAGCGAAGTCAAAGTCGGAGCTGCCTCACCCCGCTCGATGTCAGAAATGAAACTCACCGATAACCCGCTTGCCTCAGCCGTCTCCTTTAACGTCCACTTCTTCGCCTTCCGCAGCTGGCGCAGGCGCTCTCCAACCATTTCGGCCGCAGATTGCACCACGACGGCTACCCCCTACGCGCTGCACACTTCCACCAGCACTGGCTCTCCACCTTGCTGCCAGATGCGCAGACCCACCTCCTCCAGGACACTGAGATCCTCCGGCACCACGCGAGCAAAGATGCTGACCGGCTGCTGACCGCGCCAGTCCCGGGCCTCTTCCGCACCGTAGTAGAGAGCCAACGCCTCCGGTCGCTCATCACTGCCCTCCAGGCGCCAGTAGGCCACATCACCCCTGCTGACATAAAGCGATAGGTTCTCGCGCGGAGGCTTGCATTGGCCCGTATTGATGGGGAAGTTGACCTCCCTTCCTGACCAGCGGGAATGCAGAGCCCACGCGCGTACAGGTAGCAAGACCCAGATAGCGCTACAGACTTTCGGCGCTTCTCCTTCCAGCAGGTCCGCCCGCACCTCTCCACCCCGGCCGAATACGAACTTTATCCGGCGCCCCACGACCGCGCACCTTCCCGAGAAGTCATCTTGGTGCAGGGGTGCCCCGAGCCTTACGCTCCGCACGTAAGGAGGC
Coding sequences within it:
- a CDS encoding sugar ABC transporter ATP-binding protein, translated to MGDQPAVLLRSVSKRFDGVEALKDVSLAVEQGVVHALVGENGAGKSTLGKIVSGVLRPDGGQIVVRGRTVGFRSPRDALRDGIALISQEVTLVPQLTVVENVFLGIESVRRGFVQPRAMLKRYDELTARSGLYVPPDALVSSLSLADQKKVEILRALARDVQLIVVDEATAAMPLEEAQRLHSLTRRLKATGTTILYVSHYLEEVLSLADIVTVLRNGRCIKTSPVSQETPESLVEAMLGRYVSVGFPDKMYPPSNSPIVLWVEDLTAPRAFTGISFQVRAGEIVGLAGLVGSGRSEVARAIFGAGVRATGTIKVRGRVVNPRSPREAIDAGIALLPENRKAQGLVPRLPVGHNVSLPHLKGVARGPFVEVRREHSKVARLLRELDVRPSDPRAEARTLSGGNQQKVLFAKWLFGRPQVLIADEPTAGVDVGAKRAIYRLIQSLAQEGMAVLLISSDLAEVLGLAHRVLVMRSGRIVGEFFGSDLNEGRVMQAMFTGDRGGAGLA
- a CDS encoding sugar ABC transporter substrate-binding protein codes for the protein MRRTRLRVPGLFLAALALALLVGACATRQQPPEAGSAQEPINIAIFTPVRANAYDQAYIDGANSKAAEYNVRIDVFSCEFNTQEQINQMQDAITAAKYKAFIVHANDSNAIVPAVQEAVAKGIVVIGIEYPIGPDTRSLKPYPPGVKCIIGCTGWSIGTWLGKAVVQASEGKDPCKVAYLIGAQSLTIDQDRFEGLKSVIKDHPNIQITAFQEGQYRRDVSREIMQNVFQAQPDISVVVSSGDQMTLGAYDAAKEAGLEKQIKFIGNGCSKEGWQAIKNGEMFASYANIPYTEGQLAVEMAVKALRGETVPESINLEDMRPPLPAEGPLITQQNCDSFQPQW
- a CDS encoding XRE family transcriptional regulator codes for the protein MVQSAAEMVGERLRQLRKAKKWTLKETAEASGLSVSFISDIERGEAAPTLTSLERLARALGVGLEALFALPAHAAQVTRADELPTVEAWRGDVIYYRLSSTAIENRKLECLVVKLLPSPRWLRAQPYSHEGEEFGYVLKGTLTMVFHDSEVELRPGDSIHLPSTLPHIWQNRTQEEVVAIWVITPAIH
- a CDS encoding DUF3830 family protein: MRSVRLGAPLHQDDFSGRCAVVGRRIKFVFGRGGEVRADLLEGEAPKVCSAIWVLLPVRAWALHSRWSGREVNFPINTGQCKPPRENLSLYVSRGDVAYWRLEGSDERPEALALYYGAEEARDWRGQQPVSIFARVVPEDLSVLEEVGLRIWQQGGEPVLVEVCSA